GGGCCGGATCCGAGGGTGTGTCGATGAAGGTGTTCTGGAGCAGTTGCGGCGACGGGCTCCCCTCCGAGGAGGCCAGGGAGGTCGATCTTCGGGAGGCCTGCCTGATCTGGTCCGATGAGGTCCGGGGCGTAGAGGGCAACTTCCTTGGCCTGATCGACAGCCAGGACAGGACGGTCCAGTTCTACTTCGAGGACGGCATTCCCGACGACGTCGATGATGCCCGCCATCTCCGGATCGTCCTGATGGACTTCCCGCAGCCGGACCGGGGCGGCTCCTATGGAAAGCGGGTCGCCATCGGCGAGGTCCACGGGCTGATCGAGACGGCCTTCACGGGCGGAGCGGACCATCGCCGCTTCGGCGAGCTCACCTTCACGGCCTGGTAGCGCGCCGGTCATATGGGGACGCGGGCGGCCCCATCCCATCGGTCAGCGGGGGATTGCTGCCCACCTTTGCGACAATGGTCCTGGACAGGGCGGCTCTCGCGCCCAGCGAGGCAGTCGTGGACGAGCCAGTGAGGGGACGATCTTCACATGAGCGACAACGGCCCGCAGGCCCCCGCGCCCAGGAGGCCGATAGGTGGGGAGCGCCACGCGATCGACCTGACCGGTCCGCGCAGCCACACGCTCATCAGGGAGCCCGGTGTCGGCAGCCTTGTGATTGGCTCACCTGCCCAGGGCAGGAAGGTGGACCTCTGTGTTGGCGCGGGGGAATGCATCGACTGGAGCGTGCTCGATCCGTTCACCGTGCCCGATGGGTCACCCTGGCCGCGCTTCCTGCACTACACCGGAAGCGACGCGGGATTCTTCGACTGGGCGCGCCGGCGCCCGATCGAGAGGATGTCGTGGGCCGCGGTCCTGCCGGTGGACCGGACGGTCGATGCGAGCCGGTCCCGGGTGCATGACCTGTCGATCGCCCTGGACGAACCCGGCGGGCGCCTGCACTTGGTGCTGCCCGCACGATCGGTCTCGCCTCATCTCAGCCTGACCCTGGGGGGCGACCTGTCGCGCATCTCCGTCGAGGGCGACGTTCCTCCCTACCTGGATCTGGCACCGCGCACCGGCCGGCGCAGGACGGATTCGCCCTTTCAGCTGCCCGATATGGGCGTCCTGCAAGGGGCCGAGCGCCTGTCGCTGCACAACGGCCCGCTGGCGCAGCCGGTGTCGCTGCGCTGCCTCGGCCGTTTTCCCAACCTGCGCTCGCTGAATCTTCGGGGCAATTTCTGCGATCTGGACGAGCTGGCCCTTCAGCCGCGGCTGAAGGGCCTGGAGCTGCGCGCCATGCCCGATCTGGGCGGCCTGCCGGCGCTCGGCAGCTGGCCGGAACTGGACACGTTCATCGCCTTCAATGTCGAGGAGGCGGCAGGTAAGCGCCTGCGCCAGCAGCTGAAGGTGCGCGCTGCCCTTCGCCCATTCGGCGGCCATGCCTCGGTCAGCGGACTGCGCAAGCCCGCCTGGTGGGAGGCGGAGTTCGGCCGGCCGTTCTCGTCCTGGCCGGGGCGGCTCGCGAGGATGGCGAACGAGGTGTTCGACACCGCGCTGGCAGCGCTGTCGGGCGCGCGCGACCTTGCGGAGGCCGAGGCGGCGATCACGGCGTTTACTGTCCGCTTCAACGACGTGAAGGGGATCGAGACGACGGAGCGCGAGGCCCTGGCGGAGGCCGTGTGGCAGTTGAGCCGGAGCGACGCCATGGCACGGCTGGGCGGCACGGAGGACGATGCCCAGCGATGGTTCGACGACGCGCGCCGCTACTGAGGGCGGGCTGGCAGGGCGGCGGGGTCCGGCATCAGCACTCGACCGCGTTGACGGCAAGGCCGCCCTCGGAGGTCTCCTTGTACTTGGACAGCATGTCGCGGCCGGTGTCGCGCATGGTGCGGATCACCTGGTCCAGGCTGACGTGATGGGTGCCGTCCCCGTGCAGGGCCAGCCGCGCGGCGTTGATCGCCTTGACGGCCCCGATGGCGTTCCGCTCGATGCAGGGGATCTGGACGAGGCCGCCGATCGGGTCGCAGGTCAGGCCCAGATTGTGCTCCAGCCCGATCTCCGCGGCATTCTCGACCTGCCGGTTGCTGCCGCCCAGCGCCGCGGCCAGCCCTGCGGCCGCCATGGCCGAGGCGGAGCCGACCTCGCCCTGGCAACCGACCTCCGCGCCGGAGATGGAGGCGTTCCGCTTGATGAGGGAGCCGATGGCGGCGGCCGCGAGCAGGAAGGTCTCGACCCCCGCCTCGTCCGCGCCGGTGACGAAGCGGGTGTAGTAGTGCAGCACCGCGGGAACGATGCCGGCCGCGCCGTTGGTGGGCGCGGTCACCACCCGCCCGCCGGCCGCGTTCTCCTCGTTCACGGCAAGGGCGTAGAGGTTCACCCAATCCATCCCGTGCAGGGGGTCGGCGGTGTTGGCGGACTCGCGCCGGAGGAGGCGATCGTGCAGGCCGGGCGCGCGCCGGCGCACCCGGAGGCCGCCGGGAAGTTCGCCGTCCTGGCCGAGGCCGCGGTCCACGCAGTCCCGCATCGCCGACCAGATGCGCCGGATACCCTCGGTGATCGCCGCATCGCTGCGGAGGCTGCGCTCGTTCTCCCGCTGCAGCTCCGCGATCGAGCACCCGGCGGCCTCGGCGAGGGCGAGAAGCTCGGCGGAGGTGCCGAAAGGGTAGGGTACGGAGGGCGTCGCGGGAGCCGAACCCTGCTCCGCCTCCCCGTCCTCGACGATGAAGCCGCCGCCGACCGAGTAGAACGTCCGGCGGATTTCCGCACCGCCCTCCGCCCGCGCGCGGAAGGTGAGCCCGTTGGGGTGACGCGGCAGGGATGTTCCCTTGTGGAAGAGGATGTCGGCCTCCGGATCGAAGGGCACGGTGCGTCCCCGGCCGAGGGGGAGGGAGCGGGTGGCCCTGAGATCCGCCAGCAAGGCCGGAACGGCATCGAGGTCCACCGTCTCCGGCCTCTCGCGGAGAAGGCCCAGCAGGATGGCCCGATCCGTCGCGTGGCCTTTCCCGGTCGAGGCGAGGGAGCCGTAGAGGTCGACCGCGAGGGAGAGGAGCGGGAGGTCCGGAAGTTCCGAGACGAAGCGCGCGGCGGCGATCATCGGCCCGACCGTGTGAGAGCTGGACGGGCCTATGCCGATCCGGAACAGGTCGAAGAGCCCGGCCCAAGGGGGCGTCGGGGCAGCGGCATCCTCGGCCATCACAACGTTCTCCCGGCCACGTGCCCGGCAGGTCAGTGCATGCCGAGCTGCGCGTAGATCCGCTTCACGTACACCCCGAAGGCCTCGGTCGTCTTGATGTCGAGGCCGCGCTGCGCCGGCAGGTCGATGGTGAAGGTGTCGGCCATCCGCGCCGGGCCGGCCGTCAGCACGGCGCAGCGCGATCCCAGGAACACGGCCTCCTGGATGGAGTGCGTGACGAAGAGGATGGTCTTCCCGCTCTCCTGCCAGATGCGCAGCATCTCCAGGTTCATCTTCTCCCGCGTCAGCGCGTCCAGCGCGCCGAAGGGCTCGTCCATCAGGATGAGCTTGGGGTCGTGCACGAGGGCGCGGGCGATGGCGGCCCGCTGCTGCATGCCGCCGGAGAGCTGGTAGGGGAACTTCTCCTCGAAGCCGCGCAGGCCCACCATGGCCAGCAGGTGGCGCGCGCGCTCGCGCGCCTCCCTCTTCGGCAGGCCGAGGATCTCGGCCGGCAGGGTCACGTTCTCCAGGATGGTCCGCCACTTCAGGAGGAGGGCTTGCTGGAACACCATGCCGACATCGCGCCCGGGCACGAAGCCGGAGGCCGCGTTGCCGATGCGAACGAGGCCGTCGCTCGCCTCGTGCAGCCCGGCCAGGATCTTCAGCACCGTGGTCTTGCCGCAGCCCGAGGGGCCGACGAGGGAGACGAGGTCGCCCTCGTTCACGGTCATGGTGACGTCGGAGACGGCGGTGAAGTCCCCCCCGTCCGTGCGGTAGACCTTGCGGACCTTGTCCAGCGTGATCAGCGGCTCGGTCACGACAGCCAGCGCTCCCGGTTCGCGGCGACGAAGGCGTCGTCAGAGAATTCGGGGTAGAGGCGGCAGACGCGGTCGATCGCCTCCGCCTGCCCCGGGCTCAGCCCCTCCGCCGGGTTGAGGCACCAGGTGCCCTCCAGCAGGCCCTGGCGGCGCAGGATCTCGTGGCAGCCGGCGATGCAGCCGTGGAAGTCGTTTGCCACGTCGAAGAAGGCGGCGTTGCAGTCGGTCACGGCGGAATCCAGGGCGAGGATACCCGGCGGGAGCGGACCCTCCGCCACCGCGGCTTTCAGCCTCTCCAGCAGCCGCACCGCGCCCTGGGTCCAGACCGACCAGTGGCCGAGCAGGCCGCCCTGAAAGCGCAGCGTCACCGCCTCGTCGTCCCGCTTCACGGTGAAGGGGGTGACGAGGTCGAGCACGATGTGGTCGTCATTGCCGGTGTAGAGGGTCACGCGGTCCTCGGCCCGCGCCTCCGCCAGGCCGCGCACCACATCCAGGGTGCGGTAGCGGTTGAAGGGGGCCACCTTCACCGCGACGACATTGTCGATGGCGCAGAAGGCGCGCCAGAAATCCACGCCGAGCGGGATGCCGCCCACGGAGGGCTGCAGGTAGAAGCCCACCAGCGGGATCTCCGCCGCGACGGTGCGGCAGTGCTCCAGGATATCCTCCGGGGAGGCGCCCTTCATCGCGGCGAGGCTGAGCAGGCCGGCATGGTAGCCGAGCGACACGGCGGTGCGCGCCTCCGCCACCGCCTGGGCGGTGCGGCCGGCCAGCCCGGCCACCATCACCATCGGCCGATCCGTCCAGGCGCGCGAGTCCTCCATCGCCGCCTCCAGCACGGGGGCGTAGAGGCCGACGTCGCGGATTTCGAACTGCGTGGTGTGGACGCCGACGGCGAGGCCGCCCGAGCCGGCATCCACGTAGTAGCGCGTCAGGGCGCGCTGGCGGCGGCGGTCGAACCCCCGCCGCGCGTCCAGCGCGAGGGGGTGGGCGGGGATGGCGACGCCCTGCCGCAGCAGGGCGAGGGTTTCGGGCGGCAGGTCCGTCCGGTGCAGGGGGCGGTGCAGCGGCATCGTGGTCCTCTCAGCCCAGTTCGGGCCCCGCCACCGCCATGAGGCGGGACGGATCCCCGAAGGGTTCGGCATGGCCCAGCGCCATGCGGGTGTAGGGGCGCTCCGGCGCGAAGCCGCGGGCGCGGAGGGCATCGGCCAGGCCGGTGCAGCGATCGGCGAGGTCGATGATCACCTCGCCCCGCGCCTGGGCCAGCGCGGATTGCAGCAGGGGCAGCGCCGCCGCCTCGTCGGGCGCGACGAGCGGGCCGATCTGAGTGGCGCGGGCGCCATCCCTGCCGAGGACGAAACCGTTATCCCCCACGAAGCCGAGTGCCGGGGCACGCCGCAGCAGCTCCCGGAGAACGGTGGGGCGGGCGGCGCCGAAAGCGGCGGCATCGAGCGACGCCATGGCGGAAAGGTCCCCCGCCGCCGCCGGGCGCGGGCCGACCGGGGCTTCGCCGCCGGCGGGACCCCGCCAGCGCGTCAGGCCGAGCTGCGCGACGAAGCCGAGGGGGCGGTAGATGCGCGCCCCGGCCGGCGTGGCATCCAGCACGGGGAGGAGGCCCGCCTCCTCCAGCAGGGCGAGGCCGTGGCGCAGGATGCGGGTTCCCAACCCGCGGCCGCGCATGGAGGCGGTGACGAGCACCATGCCGATCCAGGCGAAGCCGCCTTCACGGTACGGCAGGACCGCCCCGGTCGCGACCGGCCTGTCGCCGCCGATGCCGAAGACGGTGCCGCCCTCGAAGAACAGCCGCCAGTCCGCCTCCGCCTGGTTCCAGCCGGCCTCGCGCGAGAGGGCGAGGCAGCCGGCCATGGCGGACGTGCTCAGCGCGGCGACGGGAACGGCGACGGGCGCGGCCTCAGTAGGCTCCATCCCGCACCTCGAAATGCGTAGGCTTGCCCAGTGCCTTGCCGCCGCGCGCGACCCAGTCCGCCACCCAGTCGATCATCCGCGCCAGCGGCACGACGGGATAGCCGAAGAGGCGCGCCGCCTCCGCGGCGTTGTTGAGCCAGGCGGTCGGCGCCTCCTGGCCGGTGATCGTCACGGGCTTGCCCAGCCGCTCCCCGAAGGCCTTGGCGAGCCAGCGGACCGGGATGGTCTCCGGCCCTGTCACGTTGAGAGGGGCGGCGGGCACGGTGGCGTGCGCCAGGCAGCGCAGCGCCTGGGCGTTGGCGTCGCCCTGCCAGATGACGTTGACGTGGCCCATGGTCACGTCCACCGGCTCGCCGCGCATGACCTTGGTGGCCACGTCGAACAGCACGCCGTAGCGCAGGTCGATGGCGTAGTTCAGGCGGAAGAGGCGGCCCGGCGTGCCGTGCTGGGCGGAGAAGTGCTGGATCATCCGCTCCCGCCCGATGCAGGAGAAGGCGTACTCGCCGGGCGGATCGAGCGGGCTGTCCTCGGTGGAGCCGGGGCCGGTGACGGGCACGAAGGGGTACACGCAGCCCGTGGAGAAGGCGACGATGCGGGAGGCGCGGAAGGATTCCGCCACCAGGGCCGGTACATGGGTGTTCATCGCCCAGGTCAGGGACTGGTCCCCGCTGGCGCCGAACTTCCGCCCGGCCATGAGGACCACGTTGCGCGCGCGCGGCAGCCCTTCCAGGGCCGCGCGGTCCAGCAGGTCGCAGGCGATCGTCTCGACGCCGTGCCGCTCCAGCTCCTGCTGCAGCCCCGCCTCGCTGAAACGGGCCACGCCGAAGACGCGTTTGTCCGGCGCCGCGTTGCGGGCGAGGCGCGCGAGGGTGGGGCCCATCTTCCCGCCGACGCCGAGGACCATGATGTCCCCCTCCAGCGAGGCCAGGTCGGCGGCGAGCGCCCGGCTGGGGCGGGAGAGGAACTCGTCCAGCTCGGCCTCGTCCGTGATGCGGTCGGGCAGGTCGGCGGCGTCCAGCCAGCGCTGGCCGGCGGCACTCTCAATGGCGTGGGCGGACATGGCCTATCCCTTCCTGGCGTCCTTCGGGACGAAGCGGTGCTCGAGCCCCAGCACGAGGAGGTAGAGGGCGAGGCCGAGCAGGGTGAGGATGATGACGGCCATGAACATGGCCGCCGTGTCGAGCGAGGTCTGCACCTGGATCATGAGGTAGGCGAGGCCGCGCTCGGAGGCGACGAACTCGCCCACCACGGCGCCCGCGACAGCCAGGATCGACGCCACCTTCATGCCGGAGAAGATGTAGGGCAGGGCGCCGGGAAGCTGGATGTAGCGGAACACCTGCCAGCGCGAGCCCTTCAGCGAGTGCACGAGGTCCAGCAGGTCCGGCTCCACCTCCTGCAGGCCGCGCACGGTGGTGAGCAGGATGGGAAAGAAGCAGAGGCTGAAGGTGATGAGGGTGTTGGTGAGGATGCCGTAGCTCATCCACACGATCATGATCGGCCCGAGGGCCACCTTCGGGATCATGTTGAGCGTGACAAGGAGCGGGAAGACCAGCAGCGACAGGGTGCGCGACCAGGTGAAGAGAAGCGCGCCCGCGACGCCGAGCACGATCGCCAGCAGGTAGCCGCCCCCGATCTCGGCGAGGGTGACGAGCGTGTTCGAGAGCCAGGCGTGGTTCGGATTGCCGAGGGTGGCCACCACCGCGCTCGGCGCCGGCAGGAGGAAGGCGGGCAGGCCGGCCATCCGCGCCAGCCCTTCCCACAGCGCGATGGCGGCGAAATGCACGAGCAGGATGATGCCCCAGCGCCTCCGCGCGGCCCTGGCGGCGGCGTCCCGGCGCGGGTCGCGCGCGGCCACGGCCCCGTCGGCTGCCAAACCGGTGCTCGCCTCCGCTGTCATGCCCACCTTCCTTGTCGTGCCGAAACGCTAGAGGCGCGCGAGGAAAGGTGTCAACCGTTTAGTTGATACCGGCTTTCATGGGCGGAGAGCGGCCAGGACGAAGCCGATGACGTGGCTCCGGTGCCGCGAGACGGCGGGGCGGGTGTCCAGGCGCTTGCCGAAGATGGCGGAGAGGGTCCGGTTGTTCGAGAAGAAGAAGTACGAGATGCCGGCGATGGTGATGTAGAGGTCGACGGCGTCCAGCTCGGCCCGGAAGAGCCCTTCCCGGGCGCCGCGGTTGAGCGTCTCCTCCACCATCCCGATCAGCGGGGAGTGCATCTGCCGCAGCCGCGCGGAGGCGCGCACATGGCGGCCGCCATGCCCGTTCTCGTCGTTGAGGAGGGCCACGAACTCCGGGTGGGCGCTCAGATAGTCGAAGGAGAAGCCGACCAGCCGCTCCATCGCTTCCCACGGGGGCAGGTCGTCCAGGTGCAGCGCCTGCTCCTCCTGGCGGATGGCGGCGTACACCTCCTCCAGCGCCACGGTGTACAGGTCCTCCTTCGTGCCGAAGTGGTGATAGACGAGCTGCTTGTTCACCTCCGCGCGCGCCGCGATCTCGTCCACGCGCGCCCCCGCGAGGCCTTTCTCCGCGAACTCGCCGATCGCGGCCTCCAGCAGGGCGCGGCGCGTGCTCTCCGGATCCCGCTTGCCGGGCTCGCGGCGCGGGGCCGGCCGGCGGGCGGTGGCTCGGTTCGGCATGGCGGCACCCCTACCAACTGTTTGGTTGGAAAAATGTTGCGGCCCGATCTTAGCGTGATAGCCTTCCCGTGACAGCCCGCGGAGCCGGGCCCGGAAGAGGATCACCGCGCATGCCCAGCGACTTCGCTGCCGTCAGGCGCCGCGGGCTTTTGCTCGCGGGCCTTGCCTCTCCCCTCGCCACGCCGGGCATCGCCCGCGCCCAGGCGAAGGAGAGGCTGACCTTCGTGCTGAACTGGACGCCGTATGCGGACCACGCGCCCTACTACCTGGCCAAGGCGAATGGCTGGTACGAGGGGGCCGGCCTGGACGTGACCATCGAAGCCGGGCGCGGATCCGGCCTCTCCTCCCAACGCGTGGTGGCCGGCACGGCGCAGCTCGGCATCTCCGACATGGCGACCGCGCTGCTCGCCCGCGGGCGCGGCGGCAACCTCGTCGCGGTGATGACGATCTTCGCCAATTCGCCGCAGACCTTCTACTGGCTGAAGAGCAACGGCATCGCCGGGCCGAGGGACTTCGTGGGCCGCTCCATCGGGAACCCGCCGGGCGATGCGTCCCGCATCATGTGGCCGATCTTCGCCCGCCGGGTCGGGATCGACCCCTCCTCCGTTCGCTTCGTGAACGTGGCGCCGCCCGCCAAGATTCCCTCGCTGAAGAACAAGGTGATCGACATCACCTCGGACTTTTGGAACGAGCACGACCTGAAGGTGCGCGAGTTCGGCGCCGATCTCGGCTTCCAGCGCTGGATGGACCTCGGCATCAATCCCTACGGCAACTCCGTCGTCGTGAACGGGGACTTCCTGGCCCGGCAGCCGGACACGGTCCGCCGGTTCGTGCAGGTGTCCCAGCGCGCCTTCGCGGCCTCCGTGGCCGATCCGCAGCCGGCCATCCGGGCGCTGTTCGCGGCGGCTTCCGGCCTGGATGACTGGACGCAGCAGCACGTCTGGGAGCGGGTGGTCGAGCTGCAGCGCGATCCCACGACGACAGGCGTGGCCCTGGGCGCCTTCAGCGCGGAACGGATGAAGGCTGACTACGAGCTGATCCAGAACAACTTCGAGGGCGCCCAGCCCTTTGATGTGGAGAAGGCCTATACCAACGCCTTCCTCGACAATTCCGTACGAATGACGCCGGGCTGAGTGGCGGCAGGCGGGGCGAGGGGCCTCCCTGTCTCTGGCAGGCGTGGCGTGCGATGCCCTGGAGGACGGGGCTGTCCTCCGCCTGGACCCCTCCGGGATGCCCAGTGGAGAGGTGCGCCACGGCGCGCGACCGGGGTGTGGCACCTTCATGATCGTGGCGCGCGGCGATCCCGGGGCTGAACGGTCGGGCGATCGAGCGATTCATCGAGGAAGGGGCTCGCCAGGTCCTGGCCGCTGCGGGAACCTGCGTGACGGGCAGATGAGCGGCCCATGAGCGACCAAGCCTGTCACGGGAGGAAAGCCATGATCACCCGACGCACCCTGTTCGGTGCCTGCCTCGGCCCTGCCCTGGCCCATCTGGTCCTGGCCCCTTCCGTCCTGGCGCAGCCTGCCTGGCCGGGCGCCCGTCCGATCGAGGTGATCGTGCCCTATCCGCCCTCGGGCGGCATCGATGTCATGGCGCGCCTCCTTACGAAGTACCTGCCGGACCGCCTGGGCGGCGCGAGCTTCGTCGTGAGCAATCGCGCGGGTGCGGGCGGCCAGATCGGCAACGAGGCGATCTTCGCCGCCCGGCCGGACGGCTATACTCTCGGCGCCGTCGCCACCCAGGGCTTCATCACGCGCTCGCTGGAGCGGCCGGTGCGGTTCAGGACGGGCGAGTTCACCTACATCGCCAACGTGGTGGACGATCCGGCCGCCTTCTGGGTCCGGTCGGACTCGCCGCTCCGCAACCTCGCCGAGCTGCGGGCCGCCCTGCAGAAGGGGCCCGAGACCGTTTCGGTCGGGACCGCCGCCGGCACGGGCTCGGACGACCACCTCCTGCTGCTCGCCTTCGAGGCGGCCACGGGGAGCAAGGCCCTTCACGCGCCGTATAACGGCACCGCACCGGTCATCCGCGACCTTCTCGGCGGGAACCTGGAGGTCGCCTCCTACAACGTGAGCGAGGGCCTGACGCTGATGCGGGAGGGGCGCACGCGCTGCCTTGGGCAGGCCGGTACGGCGCGCTGGTCCGGCCTGCCCGAGGTGCCGACTTTCCGGGAGCAGGGCGTGGACGCCCTGGGCGGCTCCGCCCGCGGCTTCGTCGCCCCGCCCGGCCTGCCGGCGGAGATCACCGGGCGGCTGGTGCAGGCCTTCGGCGCCATCCTTGCCGACCCCGTCTTCCTGGCCGAGGCTGCGAGGCTGAACATGCCTCTCCGCCCGCTCCTGAGTGAGGCGTACAAGGCGGCCGTGCTGGAGGAGGAGACCGCGGTGCGGCGCCTCTTTGAGCGCACGCCCTGGTCCACCCAGAACTGACGCTTCCGGATCCCAAGCCATGCCCCATGTCGCCGTCGTCGATCCCATCCACCCCGACGGCGTGCAGCGCCTGATCGACGCGCCGGGGATCACGGTAGGCCACGCGGGGCAGGCAGGGGCCCCCGACCTCGCCGGCCAGCTTCAAACGGCCGAGGCGGCGATCGTGCGCGGCACGGTGGTGGATGCCGCCTTCCTGGCCAGGGCGCCGCGGCTGCGCATGGTGTGCCGGCACGGAGTCGGCTACGACCTAGTGGATGTGCCGGCCTGCACGGCGCGCGGCGTGACGGTGATGATCACGCCGGAGGCCAATGCCGCGTCCGTGGCCGAGCACGCGCTGATGCTGATGCTGGCGGTCGCGCGGCGGGTGCTGCCCGTGGATGCCGGGGTGCGGGCCGGGCAGTGGCGGGTGCAGGGGCAGTCGCAGACCTTCGAGCTGGGCGGGCGCCGCCTCCTCATCCTCGGCTTCGGCCGCATCGGCGCCCGCGTGGCCCGGCTCTGCACCGCCTTCGATATGAGGGTGATGGTGCACGACCCCTACATGCCGGCCGGCACCATCCGCGGCGCGGGCTACGAGGCGGTGAAGGACCGTGACGCCGGGCTGGCCGCGGCCGACGTGGTGTCGCTCCACGTCCCGGCCAGCGATGCCACGCGCGGCATGGTGGATGCGGCCTTCCTCGGCGCCATGAAGCCTGGCGCCGTCCTCATCAACACCGCCCGCGGCACGCTGGTGGAGGAGGCGGCGCTGGACGCCGCGCTGCGCTCCGGCCATCTCGGGGCCGCGGGGCTGGACGTGCTGCGGGTGGAGCCGATGGTGGAGGCTCCCCCGTTCCTGTCGCTGGACAACGTCGTCGTCACGCCGCACGTCGCCGCCAGCACCGCCGAGGGACTGCGGAAGATGGCCTGGGACGCCGCCGGGAACGCGATCGACTTCCTGGCCGGGCACCCCGACCCGGACGCCGTGGTGAACCGGGAGACCCTCGGCCACCGCTAGGCTCGCGCCGGCGACGGCGCCATCCGGCAAAGCGGATCAGGTCGCTCCCACGAACCGACACCCACCATGGCTCGCATCCGGGTGCGGCCGATCTCCGGGCCCGGATTCTCCCGTCACCACGATTGTTCTTTCCACGGCCGCCAACGCAGCATGACCTCTCTCCGTCTCGCTTGAAGTTTGGGAAACACCTCTGTTCGTGCAGGGCGCCCGGTTCATTAGCCTCGGGGCATGACGTCCCTCACGCGCTCACCCGGTAGACTGACGGCCGGCACCGAAAGTTTTCTTCTCGACAAGCCCGGGGCAGCCGTCGTCGGGCTAAGGGCGGATTCGGAGCAGCAGGCCGGAGGACAGGGCCTGCAGCTCGCCGATGCGGGTGATGAGGGCGTCGGCCCTGTCATCCGGCGGATCGCTTCCGCCGCCTCGCGGCACGATTCCGACGCCAGCTTCCCGTCCACGAACCTCGCCGCACTCCACCGCGCGGGGTTGCTGGACCTGACCGTTCCCGCCCGCTTCGGCGGGCAGGGCAGGGGCCTTGCCGAAGCGGCACGGCTTCTCGGGGCCGTCGGTGGCGCCTGCGCCTCCACCGGCCTGATCCTGGCCATGCAGCTGAATCGCCACGCGGCACTGGCCCGCGAGGGGCGCTGGCCCAGGGCGGTGCACGCCCGCGTTGCCCGCGATGCCGTGCAGCACGGGGCGCTGCTGAACGCGCTGCGGGCCGAGCCGGATCTGGGTTCCCCGACCCGTGGCGGCCTCCCCGCCTCCACGCTTCATGCGCGGCCGGACGGGACGTGGCGTCTCTCCGGCCGCAAGACCTACGTGACGGGCGCGCCGGGCCTCACCTGGATGGAGGTCTGGGTCAGGACGGCGGAGGAGCGCCCGCGGCTCGGCTATGCCCTGGTGCGAGCGGACATGCCGGGCGTGCGGATCGTGGAGAGCTGGGACCAGCTCGGCATGCGCGCGACCGGCAGCCACGACGTGGTGTTCGAGGACGTGGTCCTGCCCGCGGAGCACGCCGTCGACCTCCGCGCGCCCGAGGACTGGGCCGGGGCCGATCCGGCGCAGGCCGTTTGGAACGCCGTCGGGTTGGGCGCCCTGTACAACGGCATCGGGCGCGCCGCGCGGGACTGGATCATCCGCTTCCTGCACGATCGCCGTCCCACGAGCCTCGGCGCGCCACTGGCCAGCCTGCCGCGGATGCAGGAGAAGGTCGGCGAGATCCAGTCGATCCTTCTCGTGAACGACCGCCTCATCGCTTCGGTGGCCGCGGAGACGGATGCCCGCGGGCCGCCTTCCGTCTCGGACAGTCTGCTTCTCAAGACAATCCTCACCGAGAACGCCGTGCGCGCGGTGGAGCTGGCGGCGGCCCTGGCGGGCAACCACGCCTATGCCCGCGCCAACCCGCTGGAGCGGCATCTGCGCGACGTTCTCTGCGCCCGCATCCACGTGCCCACCGCCGATGCCGCCCATGCCGCGGCGGGGCGAGAGGCGCTCGCGCCCTTCGCGGCCTGATCAGATCGAGAGAGGAACACCCATGACGCTGCACATCACCGGCATGATCTGGGCCCGGCCCACCTCGGACCTTGAGCCGCCGAGCGGCGCCGCCTTCCAGCCGGACCACATCGAGGCGATCACGCGCGCGCACGAGGAGGGCGGCTTCGACCGAGTTCTCGCGGGTTACTGGACGAACGCGGCGGACGGCTTCCTC
This genomic window from Pararoseomonas sp. SCSIO 73927 contains:
- a CDS encoding TetR/AcrR family transcriptional regulator — encoded protein: MPNRATARRPAPRREPGKRDPESTRRALLEAAIGEFAEKGLAGARVDEIAARAEVNKQLVYHHFGTKEDLYTVALEEVYAAIRQEEQALHLDDLPPWEAMERLVGFSFDYLSAHPEFVALLNDENGHGGRHVRASARLRQMHSPLIGMVEETLNRGAREGLFRAELDAVDLYITIAGISYFFFSNNRTLSAIFGKRLDTRPAVSRHRSHVIGFVLAALRP
- a CDS encoding ABC transporter substrate-binding protein; translation: MPSDFAAVRRRGLLLAGLASPLATPGIARAQAKERLTFVLNWTPYADHAPYYLAKANGWYEGAGLDVTIEAGRGSGLSSQRVVAGTAQLGISDMATALLARGRGGNLVAVMTIFANSPQTFYWLKSNGIAGPRDFVGRSIGNPPGDASRIMWPIFARRVGIDPSSVRFVNVAPPAKIPSLKNKVIDITSDFWNEHDLKVREFGADLGFQRWMDLGINPYGNSVVVNGDFLARQPDTVRRFVQVSQRAFAASVADPQPAIRALFAAASGLDDWTQQHVWERVVELQRDPTTTGVALGAFSAERMKADYELIQNNFEGAQPFDVEKAYTNAFLDNSVRMTPG
- a CDS encoding tripartite tricarboxylate transporter substrate binding protein — encoded protein: MITRRTLFGACLGPALAHLVLAPSVLAQPAWPGARPIEVIVPYPPSGGIDVMARLLTKYLPDRLGGASFVVSNRAGAGGQIGNEAIFAARPDGYTLGAVATQGFITRSLERPVRFRTGEFTYIANVVDDPAAFWVRSDSPLRNLAELRAALQKGPETVSVGTAAGTGSDDHLLLLAFEAATGSKALHAPYNGTAPVIRDLLGGNLEVASYNVSEGLTLMREGRTRCLGQAGTARWSGLPEVPTFREQGVDALGGSARGFVAPPGLPAEITGRLVQAFGAILADPVFLAEAARLNMPLRPLLSEAYKAAVLEEETAVRRLFERTPWSTQN
- a CDS encoding hydroxyacid dehydrogenase, translated to MPHVAVVDPIHPDGVQRLIDAPGITVGHAGQAGAPDLAGQLQTAEAAIVRGTVVDAAFLARAPRLRMVCRHGVGYDLVDVPACTARGVTVMITPEANAASVAEHALMLMLAVARRVLPVDAGVRAGQWRVQGQSQTFELGGRRLLILGFGRIGARVARLCTAFDMRVMVHDPYMPAGTIRGAGYEAVKDRDAGLAAADVVSLHVPASDATRGMVDAAFLGAMKPGAVLINTARGTLVEEAALDAALRSGHLGAAGLDVLRVEPMVEAPPFLSLDNVVVTPHVAASTAEGLRKMAWDAAGNAIDFLAGHPDPDAVVNRETLGHR
- a CDS encoding acyl-CoA dehydrogenase family protein, whose amino-acid sequence is MTSLTRSPGRLTAGTESFLLDKPGAAVVGLRADSEQQAGGQGLQLADAGDEGVGPVIRRIASAASRHDSDASFPSTNLAALHRAGLLDLTVPARFGGQGRGLAEAARLLGAVGGACASTGLILAMQLNRHAALAREGRWPRAVHARVARDAVQHGALLNALRAEPDLGSPTRGGLPASTLHARPDGTWRLSGRKTYVTGAPGLTWMEVWVRTAEERPRLGYALVRADMPGVRIVESWDQLGMRATGSHDVVFEDVVLPAEHAVDLRAPEDWAGADPAQAVWNAVGLGALYNGIGRAARDWIIRFLHDRRPTSLGAPLASLPRMQEKVGEIQSILLVNDRLIASVAAETDARGPPSVSDSLLLKTILTENAVRAVELAAALAGNHAYARANPLERHLRDVLCARIHVPTADAAHAAAGREALAPFAA